From one Conyzicola nivalis genomic stretch:
- a CDS encoding CU044_5270 family protein: MSDPRLRPEQVNAMRFMLVSAAERSAKPDRAPRIVRRVGFGALAAGALAAVVAAVTVVVPAGRPADPSAGASTMLREAAKATDDPEVGDGQFLRLATSASYLALTTVDGRVETTIGYLESQLREVYLPADETGRPVAQTTYVEPTVFFGDGAQEFAAREWSGQSDVVAVPVSQQADATRPVEDQSAMPRDPAALLAYLTEFRYQAGSSDENVFAHVVDLLRAGNVKSDLRAALYEALALMPSVVITEQQASLDGRVGTAIGLQGTEGDTRQEIIIDPTTGEYIGVRLVTISGFGEIPPGTPLEYTALSTSVVNQVPR; encoded by the coding sequence ATGAGCGACCCGAGACTGCGCCCCGAGCAGGTGAACGCGATGCGCTTCATGCTCGTCTCCGCCGCCGAGAGGTCGGCGAAGCCGGACCGTGCGCCGCGTATCGTGCGCCGCGTCGGGTTCGGCGCCCTCGCTGCCGGGGCCCTCGCCGCGGTCGTCGCGGCGGTCACCGTCGTCGTGCCCGCGGGAAGGCCGGCCGACCCCTCCGCCGGAGCGTCGACCATGCTGAGGGAGGCCGCCAAGGCCACCGACGACCCCGAGGTGGGAGACGGGCAGTTCCTCAGGCTGGCCACCAGCGCCTCCTACCTCGCGCTCACCACGGTCGACGGCCGGGTCGAGACGACGATCGGCTACCTCGAATCCCAGCTGCGCGAGGTCTACCTGCCCGCAGACGAGACCGGGCGGCCGGTCGCGCAGACCACCTACGTCGAGCCGACGGTCTTCTTCGGCGACGGCGCCCAGGAGTTCGCCGCCCGCGAGTGGAGCGGCCAGTCCGACGTGGTCGCCGTGCCCGTGTCGCAGCAGGCCGACGCGACCCGGCCGGTCGAAGACCAGTCGGCCATGCCGCGCGACCCCGCGGCCCTGCTCGCCTACCTCACCGAGTTCCGCTACCAGGCCGGCTCGAGTGACGAGAACGTCTTCGCCCACGTCGTCGACCTGCTGCGGGCCGGCAACGTCAAGTCCGACCTGCGGGCGGCCCTCTACGAGGCCCTCGCGCTTATGCCCTCCGTCGTCATCACCGAGCAGCAGGCCTCGCTCGACGGCCGGGTCGGAACCGCCATTGGGCTCCAGGGCACCGAGGGCGACACACGACAGGAGATCATCATCGACCCGACCACCGGCGAATACATCGGGGTGCGCCTCGTCACGATCAGCGGCTTCGGCGAGATCCCCCCGGGCACGCCGCTCGAATACACGGCCCTCAGCACCTCGGTCGTGAACCAGGTGCCGCGATGA